Proteins co-encoded in one Cricetulus griseus strain 17A/GY chromosome 1 unlocalized genomic scaffold, alternate assembly CriGri-PICRH-1.0 chr1_1, whole genome shotgun sequence genomic window:
- the Fam160b2 gene encoding protein FAM160B2 isoform X3 yields the protein MLSRLGALLQEAVGAREPNIDLLQSFVEHWKGITHYYIESTDENTPAKKTDIPWRLKQMLDILVYEERQQVSSGEAGPCLEYLLQHKILETLCTLGKAEYPPGMRQQVFQFFSKVLAQVQHPLLHYLSVHRPVQKLLRLGGAAPGSLTEKEEVQFTSVLCSKIQQDPELLAYILEGKKIIGKKTSREPTALPKDTAGYRDKDCPHSDAPSRDSGLDREHCGVPALSSHLPAETEGPENGPGESNLITSLLGLCKSKKSRVALKARENVLLLVSVASPAAATYLTQSTSCCVVIAEHLCQLYRSMPAFLDPADIATLEGISWRLPSAPSDEASFPGKEALAAFLGWFDYCDHLTTEAHTVVADALAKAVAEKLFVETLQPQLLHVSEQTILTSTALLTALLRQLRSPALLQEAMTFLLGTDQQPAATEESPRTLGTHLIMHCDHLSDEISIATLRLFEELLQKPHERVIRSLVLQNLEGRLYVARGSPEPESYEDTLDLEEDPYFTDGFLDSGLQPSTKPPPAPATSSDGKTAVTEIVNSFLCLVPEEAKTSAFLEENGYDTYVHDAYGLFQECSSRVASWGWPLGPAPLDSHEPERPFFEGRFLQVLFDRMARILDQPYSLNLQVTSVLSRLALFPHPHIHEYLLDPYISLAPGCRSLFSVLVRVIGDLMQRIQRVPQFPGKLLLVRKQLMGQIPGEHLDHQTLLQGVVVLEEFCKELAAIAFVKFPPQDPHLNFSPPPEGQV from the exons ATGCTGAGCCGGCTCGGGGCACTGCTGCAGGAGGCCGTGGGGGCG CGGGAGCCCAACATTGACCTGCTGCAGTCCTTTGTGGAACATTGGAAGGGTATCACACACTACTATATTGAGAGCACAG ATGAAAACACCCCAGCCAAGAAAACAGATATTCCTTGGCGACTGAAGCAGATGCTGGACATCCTGGTGTATGAAGAGAGGCAGCAGGTATCCTCTGGTGAGGCTGGACCCTGTCTGGAATACTTGCTACAGCACAAGATCCTGGAGACGCTGTGCACTCTGGGCAAAGCAGAG TACCCCCCAGGCATGCGACAGCAGGTGTTCCAGTTCTTCAGCAAGGTCCTGGCCCAGGTGCAGCACCCACTGCTGCACTATCTGAGTGTCCACAGGCCTGTGCAG AAACTTCTCCGACTTGGTGGGGCAGCCCCTGGATCCCTCACGGAAAAAGAAGAAGTTCAGTTCACTAGTGTCCTGTGCTCTAAGATCCAGCAGGATCCAGAGCTGCTGGCATATATTCTGGAA GGTAAAAAAATTATAGGCAAGAAGACATCCAGAGAACCTACAGCTCTGCCTAAAGACACAGCTGGCTACAGGGACAAGGACTGTCCCCACAGTGATGCTCCCAGCAGGGATTCTGGACTGGATAGGGAGCATTGTGGTGTCCCGGCCTTGAGCAGCCACCTCCCTGCTGAGACTGAGGGGCCAGAAAATGGGCCTGGGGAGAGCAATCTCATCACTTCCCTGCTTGGGCTGTGCAAGAGCAAG AAGAGCCGGGTGGCCCTGAAGGCACGGGAGAATGTATTGCTGCTGGTAAGTGTGGCTTCGCCAGCAGCTGCCACCTACCTGACACAAAGCACCTCCTGTTGTGTGGTGATAGCTGAGCACCTCTGCCAACTGTACCGGTCCATGCCTGCCTTCCTTGACCCTGCAGACATTGCCACGTTAGAGGGCATCAGCTGGAG gtTACCCAGTGCCCCGTCTGATGAGGCCTCTTTCCCCGGCAAGGAGGCTCTGGCTGCCTTCCTAGGCTGGTTTGATTACTGTGACCACCTTACCACAGAGGCACACACG GTGGTTGCAGATGCCTTGGCAAAGGCTGTGGCCGAGAAGCTGTTTGTAGAGACCCTGCAGCCCCAGCTCCTGCATGT GTCTGAGCAGACCATCCTGACCTCCACTGCCCTGTTGACAGCCTTGCTGCGACAGCTGCGCTCCCCTGCACTGCTGCAGGAGGCCATGACCTTCCTCTTGGGCACTGACCAGCAGCCTGCAGCCACAGAGGAGAGCCCCCGTACTCTGGGCACACACCTCATTATGCATTGTGACCATCTCTCTGACGAG ATCAGCATCGCCACTTTGCGGCTATTTGAGGAGCTGCTGCAGAAGCCCCATGAGCGAGTCATCCGCAGTCTGGTCCTGCAAAACCTTGAGGGCCGCCTGTATGTGGCCCGGGGCTCGCCAGAGCCCGAGAGCTATGAGGACACCCT AGATCTGGAGGAAGACCCCTATTTTACCGATGGCTTCCTCGATTCTGGCCTTCAGCCCTCCACAAAGCCTCCCCCGGCTCCTGCCACCAGTTCAGATGGCAAAACAGCCGTGACAGAGATCGTCAACAG CTTCCTTTGCCTGGTCCCTGAGGAAGCCAAGACATCAGCCTTCCTGGAGGAGAATGGATATGACACATATGTGCACGATGCCTATGGCCTG TTCCAGGAGTGCAGCTCCCGTGTAGCCTCCTGGGGCTGGCCCCTGGGCCCAGCACCTCTGGACTCTCATGAACCTGAAAGGCCTTTCTTTGAGGGTCGCTTCCTCCAAGTGCTCTTTGATCGCATGGCCCGGATATTGGATCAG CCATACAGTCTGAACCTACAAGTGACCTCAGTCCTGTCCCGGCTTGCcctgttcccccacccccatatcCATGAGTACCTCCTGGATCCCTACATCAGCCTGGCCCCTGGCTGCAGGAGCCTGTTCTCTGTGCTTGTCAGG GTGATCGGGGACTTAATGCAAAGAATTCAGAGGGTACCCCAGTTTCCAGGGAAACTGCTCCTGGTGCGCAAGCAATTGATGGGCCAGATTCCCGGAGAGCA TCTGGACCATCAGACCCTACTCCAGGGTGTGGTAGTACTTGAGGAATTCTGCAAGGAGCTGGCCGCCATTGCATTTGTCAAGTTTCCCCCACAAGATCCTCACCTGAACTTCTCTCCACCCCCGGAAGGGCAAGTCTGA
- the Fam160b2 gene encoding protein FAM160B2 isoform X4 gives MLSRLGALLQEAVGAREPNIDLLQSFVEHWKGITHYYIESTDENTPAKKTDIPWRLKQMLDILVYEERQQVSSGEAGPCLEYLLQHKILETLCTLGKAEYPPGMRQQVFQFFSKVLAQVQHPLLHYLSVHRPVQKLLRLGGAAPGSLTEKEEVQFTSVLCSKIQQDPELLAYILEGKKIIGKKTSREPTALPKDTAGYRDKDCPHSDAPSRDSGLDREHCGVPALSSHLPAETEGPENGPGESNLITSLLGLCKSKSRVALKARENVLLLVSVASPAAATYLTQSTSCCVVIAEHLCQLYRSMPAFLDPADIATLEGISWRLPSAPSDEASFPGKEALAAFLGWFDYCDHLTTEAHTVVADALAKAVAEKLFVETLQPQLLHVSEQTILTSTALLTALLRQLRSPALLQEAMTFLLGTDQQPAATEESPRTLGTHLIMHCDHLSDEISIATLRLFEELLQKPHERVIRSLVLQNLEGRLYVARGSPEPESYEDTLDLEEDPYFTDGFLDSGLQPSTKPPPAPATSSDGKTAVTEIVNSFLCLVPEEAKTSAFLEENGYDTYVHDAYGLFQECSSRVASWGWPLGPAPLDSHEPERPFFEGRFLQVLFDRMARILDQPYSLNLQVTSVLSRLALFPHPHIHEYLLDPYISLAPGCRSLFSVLVRVIGDLMQRIQRVPQFPGKLLLVRKQLMGQIPGEHLDHQTLLQGVVVLEEFCKELAAIAFVKFPPQDPHLNFSPPPEGQV, from the exons ATGCTGAGCCGGCTCGGGGCACTGCTGCAGGAGGCCGTGGGGGCG CGGGAGCCCAACATTGACCTGCTGCAGTCCTTTGTGGAACATTGGAAGGGTATCACACACTACTATATTGAGAGCACAG ATGAAAACACCCCAGCCAAGAAAACAGATATTCCTTGGCGACTGAAGCAGATGCTGGACATCCTGGTGTATGAAGAGAGGCAGCAGGTATCCTCTGGTGAGGCTGGACCCTGTCTGGAATACTTGCTACAGCACAAGATCCTGGAGACGCTGTGCACTCTGGGCAAAGCAGAG TACCCCCCAGGCATGCGACAGCAGGTGTTCCAGTTCTTCAGCAAGGTCCTGGCCCAGGTGCAGCACCCACTGCTGCACTATCTGAGTGTCCACAGGCCTGTGCAG AAACTTCTCCGACTTGGTGGGGCAGCCCCTGGATCCCTCACGGAAAAAGAAGAAGTTCAGTTCACTAGTGTCCTGTGCTCTAAGATCCAGCAGGATCCAGAGCTGCTGGCATATATTCTGGAA GGTAAAAAAATTATAGGCAAGAAGACATCCAGAGAACCTACAGCTCTGCCTAAAGACACAGCTGGCTACAGGGACAAGGACTGTCCCCACAGTGATGCTCCCAGCAGGGATTCTGGACTGGATAGGGAGCATTGTGGTGTCCCGGCCTTGAGCAGCCACCTCCCTGCTGAGACTGAGGGGCCAGAAAATGGGCCTGGGGAGAGCAATCTCATCACTTCCCTGCTTGGGCTGTGCAAGAGCAAG AGCCGGGTGGCCCTGAAGGCACGGGAGAATGTATTGCTGCTGGTAAGTGTGGCTTCGCCAGCAGCTGCCACCTACCTGACACAAAGCACCTCCTGTTGTGTGGTGATAGCTGAGCACCTCTGCCAACTGTACCGGTCCATGCCTGCCTTCCTTGACCCTGCAGACATTGCCACGTTAGAGGGCATCAGCTGGAG gtTACCCAGTGCCCCGTCTGATGAGGCCTCTTTCCCCGGCAAGGAGGCTCTGGCTGCCTTCCTAGGCTGGTTTGATTACTGTGACCACCTTACCACAGAGGCACACACG GTGGTTGCAGATGCCTTGGCAAAGGCTGTGGCCGAGAAGCTGTTTGTAGAGACCCTGCAGCCCCAGCTCCTGCATGT GTCTGAGCAGACCATCCTGACCTCCACTGCCCTGTTGACAGCCTTGCTGCGACAGCTGCGCTCCCCTGCACTGCTGCAGGAGGCCATGACCTTCCTCTTGGGCACTGACCAGCAGCCTGCAGCCACAGAGGAGAGCCCCCGTACTCTGGGCACACACCTCATTATGCATTGTGACCATCTCTCTGACGAG ATCAGCATCGCCACTTTGCGGCTATTTGAGGAGCTGCTGCAGAAGCCCCATGAGCGAGTCATCCGCAGTCTGGTCCTGCAAAACCTTGAGGGCCGCCTGTATGTGGCCCGGGGCTCGCCAGAGCCCGAGAGCTATGAGGACACCCT AGATCTGGAGGAAGACCCCTATTTTACCGATGGCTTCCTCGATTCTGGCCTTCAGCCCTCCACAAAGCCTCCCCCGGCTCCTGCCACCAGTTCAGATGGCAAAACAGCCGTGACAGAGATCGTCAACAG CTTCCTTTGCCTGGTCCCTGAGGAAGCCAAGACATCAGCCTTCCTGGAGGAGAATGGATATGACACATATGTGCACGATGCCTATGGCCTG TTCCAGGAGTGCAGCTCCCGTGTAGCCTCCTGGGGCTGGCCCCTGGGCCCAGCACCTCTGGACTCTCATGAACCTGAAAGGCCTTTCTTTGAGGGTCGCTTCCTCCAAGTGCTCTTTGATCGCATGGCCCGGATATTGGATCAG CCATACAGTCTGAACCTACAAGTGACCTCAGTCCTGTCCCGGCTTGCcctgttcccccacccccatatcCATGAGTACCTCCTGGATCCCTACATCAGCCTGGCCCCTGGCTGCAGGAGCCTGTTCTCTGTGCTTGTCAGG GTGATCGGGGACTTAATGCAAAGAATTCAGAGGGTACCCCAGTTTCCAGGGAAACTGCTCCTGGTGCGCAAGCAATTGATGGGCCAGATTCCCGGAGAGCA TCTGGACCATCAGACCCTACTCCAGGGTGTGGTAGTACTTGAGGAATTCTGCAAGGAGCTGGCCGCCATTGCATTTGTCAAGTTTCCCCCACAAGATCCTCACCTGAACTTCTCTCCACCCCCGGAAGGGCAAGTCTGA
- the Nudt18 gene encoding 8-oxo-dGDP phosphatase NUDT18, which yields MASEGLTGALATVLGGKGLLVQSCDSEPAGKPLSPVRLRKNVCYVVLAVFLNEQDEVLMIQEAKKECRGAWYLPAGRMESGETIVEAMQREVKEETGLLCEPVTLLSVEERGACWIRFVFLARPTGGVLKTSKDADAESLQAGWYPRVSLPTPLRAHDVLHLVELGAKFCQQAMHPLILPQELPCSVVCQRLVAAFTTVQSVWVLASTVGTPHLPITGCGFGSMEQRGGIKVATLRLLQECLTLNNLAVETKGLLGLQHLGKNHVDGLCLNVLVMVAFRIPGIEDEPPKIRGENYFWWEVLEEDLQKQLLHRLQESSVIPLSR from the exons ATGGCCTCGGAAGGCCTGACGGGGGCGCTGGCCACCGTGCTGGGGGGCAAGGGGTTGCTGGTGCAGAGCTGTGACTCGGAGCCGGCTGGCAAGCCGCTGTCGCCCGTGCGGCTGCGGAAGAATGTCTGCTACGTGGTGCTGGCGGTGTTCCTCAACGAGCAG GATGAGGTGCTGATGATCCAGGAGGCCAAGAAAGAGTGCCGGGGAGCATGGTACCTCCCTGCAGGGAGAATGGAATCTGGGGAGACCATCGTGGAGGCGATGCAGCGGGAGGTGAAGGAGGAGACTGGGCTGCTCTGTGAACCAGTGACACTGCTGTCTGTGGAGGAGAGGGGTGCCTGCTGGATCCGTTTTGTATTCCTTGCTCGACCCACAG GTGGAGTTCTCAAGACTTCCAAGGATGCAGATGCTGAGTCCCTCCAGGCTGGCTGGTACCCACGGGTCTCCCTGCCCACTCCGCTTAGAGCCCATGATGTTCTGCACCTGGTAGAGCTGGGTGCCAAATTCTGCCAACAAGCCATGCACCCTCTCATTCTGCCTCAAGAGCTTCCCTGCAGTGTGGTCTGCCAGCGGCTGGTGGCCGCCTTTACAACAGTCCAGTCAGTATGGGTGTTGGCGAGCACAGTGGGGACTCCTCACTTGCCCATCACTGGCTGTGGCTTCGGATCCATGGAGCAAAGGGGTGGCATCAAAGTGGCCACCCTACGGCTACTACAGGAGTGTCTGACTCTGAACAATCTGGCAGTGGAGACCAAGGGGTTGCTCGGACTGCAACACCTCGGCAAAAACCATGTTGACGGTCTCTGCCTGAATGTTCTAGTGATGGTGGCTTTTCGGATCCCAGGAATTGAAGATGAGCCCCCAAAGATTAGGGGTGAGAACTACTTTTGGTGGGAGGTATTAGAGGAAGACTTGCAAAAACAGCTTCTACACAGACTTCAGGAATCTTCTGTCATCCCCCTGAGCAGATAG
- the Fam160b2 gene encoding protein FAM160B2 isoform X5 produces the protein MLDILVYEERQQVSSGEAGPCLEYLLQHKILETLCTLGKAEYPPGMRQQVFQFFSKVLAQVQHPLLHYLSVHRPVQKLLRLGGAAPGSLTEKEEVQFTSVLCSKIQQDPELLAYILEGKKIIGKKTSREPTALPKDTAGYRDKDCPHSDAPSRDSGLDREHCGVPALSSHLPAETEGPENGPGESNLITSLLGLCKSKKSRVALKARENVLLLVSVASPAAATYLTQSTSCCVVIAEHLCQLYRSMPAFLDPADIATLEGISWRLPSAPSDEASFPGKEALAAFLGWFDYCDHLTTEAHTVVADALAKAVAEKLFVETLQPQLLHVSEQTILTSTALLTALLRQLRSPALLQEAMTFLLGTDQQPAATEESPRTLGTHLIMHCDHLSDEISIATLRLFEELLQKPHERVIRSLVLQNLEGRLYVARGSPEPESYEDTLDLEEDPYFTDGFLDSGLQPSTKPPPAPATSSDGKTAVTEIVNSFLCLVPEEAKTSAFLEENGYDTYVHDAYGLFQECSSRVASWGWPLGPAPLDSHEPERPFFEGRFLQVLFDRMARILDQPYSLNLQVTSVLSRLALFPHPHIHEYLLDPYISLAPGCRSLFSVLVRVIGDLMQRIQRVPQFPGKLLLVRKQLMGQIPGEHLDHQTLLQGVVVLEEFCKELAAIAFVKFPPQDPHLNFSPPPEGQV, from the exons ATGCTGGACATCCTGGTGTATGAAGAGAGGCAGCAGGTATCCTCTGGTGAGGCTGGACCCTGTCTGGAATACTTGCTACAGCACAAGATCCTGGAGACGCTGTGCACTCTGGGCAAAGCAGAG TACCCCCCAGGCATGCGACAGCAGGTGTTCCAGTTCTTCAGCAAGGTCCTGGCCCAGGTGCAGCACCCACTGCTGCACTATCTGAGTGTCCACAGGCCTGTGCAG AAACTTCTCCGACTTGGTGGGGCAGCCCCTGGATCCCTCACGGAAAAAGAAGAAGTTCAGTTCACTAGTGTCCTGTGCTCTAAGATCCAGCAGGATCCAGAGCTGCTGGCATATATTCTGGAA GGTAAAAAAATTATAGGCAAGAAGACATCCAGAGAACCTACAGCTCTGCCTAAAGACACAGCTGGCTACAGGGACAAGGACTGTCCCCACAGTGATGCTCCCAGCAGGGATTCTGGACTGGATAGGGAGCATTGTGGTGTCCCGGCCTTGAGCAGCCACCTCCCTGCTGAGACTGAGGGGCCAGAAAATGGGCCTGGGGAGAGCAATCTCATCACTTCCCTGCTTGGGCTGTGCAAGAGCAAG AAGAGCCGGGTGGCCCTGAAGGCACGGGAGAATGTATTGCTGCTGGTAAGTGTGGCTTCGCCAGCAGCTGCCACCTACCTGACACAAAGCACCTCCTGTTGTGTGGTGATAGCTGAGCACCTCTGCCAACTGTACCGGTCCATGCCTGCCTTCCTTGACCCTGCAGACATTGCCACGTTAGAGGGCATCAGCTGGAG gtTACCCAGTGCCCCGTCTGATGAGGCCTCTTTCCCCGGCAAGGAGGCTCTGGCTGCCTTCCTAGGCTGGTTTGATTACTGTGACCACCTTACCACAGAGGCACACACG GTGGTTGCAGATGCCTTGGCAAAGGCTGTGGCCGAGAAGCTGTTTGTAGAGACCCTGCAGCCCCAGCTCCTGCATGT GTCTGAGCAGACCATCCTGACCTCCACTGCCCTGTTGACAGCCTTGCTGCGACAGCTGCGCTCCCCTGCACTGCTGCAGGAGGCCATGACCTTCCTCTTGGGCACTGACCAGCAGCCTGCAGCCACAGAGGAGAGCCCCCGTACTCTGGGCACACACCTCATTATGCATTGTGACCATCTCTCTGACGAG ATCAGCATCGCCACTTTGCGGCTATTTGAGGAGCTGCTGCAGAAGCCCCATGAGCGAGTCATCCGCAGTCTGGTCCTGCAAAACCTTGAGGGCCGCCTGTATGTGGCCCGGGGCTCGCCAGAGCCCGAGAGCTATGAGGACACCCT AGATCTGGAGGAAGACCCCTATTTTACCGATGGCTTCCTCGATTCTGGCCTTCAGCCCTCCACAAAGCCTCCCCCGGCTCCTGCCACCAGTTCAGATGGCAAAACAGCCGTGACAGAGATCGTCAACAG CTTCCTTTGCCTGGTCCCTGAGGAAGCCAAGACATCAGCCTTCCTGGAGGAGAATGGATATGACACATATGTGCACGATGCCTATGGCCTG TTCCAGGAGTGCAGCTCCCGTGTAGCCTCCTGGGGCTGGCCCCTGGGCCCAGCACCTCTGGACTCTCATGAACCTGAAAGGCCTTTCTTTGAGGGTCGCTTCCTCCAAGTGCTCTTTGATCGCATGGCCCGGATATTGGATCAG CCATACAGTCTGAACCTACAAGTGACCTCAGTCCTGTCCCGGCTTGCcctgttcccccacccccatatcCATGAGTACCTCCTGGATCCCTACATCAGCCTGGCCCCTGGCTGCAGGAGCCTGTTCTCTGTGCTTGTCAGG GTGATCGGGGACTTAATGCAAAGAATTCAGAGGGTACCCCAGTTTCCAGGGAAACTGCTCCTGGTGCGCAAGCAATTGATGGGCCAGATTCCCGGAGAGCA TCTGGACCATCAGACCCTACTCCAGGGTGTGGTAGTACTTGAGGAATTCTGCAAGGAGCTGGCCGCCATTGCATTTGTCAAGTTTCCCCCACAAGATCCTCACCTGAACTTCTCTCCACCCCCGGAAGGGCAAGTCTGA